Part of the Vigna radiata var. radiata cultivar VC1973A chromosome 11, Vradiata_ver6, whole genome shotgun sequence genome is shown below.
ACCTTAACTAAAAATAAGTCATCATTGCCTCActtattcataaaaaatcaCCGGATTCAAGGTCAAAATACATGAGAATAGCTGCATGCATAGATAGATTAAGTATTGTTCTTTGTTTTATGTATGGTCAGTTTCAGATAAGCTTATCTTCCATCATCactattattaataattgttgTTCTAAAGCCAATCATTTCAATTAGCAAATTAATGAAAGAATGTTTGGGAAGATGGACAAAATAAGATAACTATGATTAATTAGTCAGTGTCAGTCCATTAAGTTCTCTGCTCATGACATGTGTCAGTTTGGGAACAGCTCTTCAACCGAACACAGTTAGAGATCATTACATTTGTCCACTGATTAAACATAACTGACTAAACATGCACACAGAGACATTAATAACTACAATTAATCTTAACATGATAACTAATTAGGAAagtttatcatcatcatcatcatccgcttatataattataataatgactAAGTtgagtgtatatatataatatacaagaATACTTAAGCTAAATCTGGAGATCTGCGAGTGTAGGAGTTGAGACTGAGCTCCAAAGAAGCACGAGAACCATTCTTGAAGCCGTCTTCAGAATGATACCAGCCGTTTCCATCATAGTTGTAAGAATTATTAGACTTGAGGTTGCAATAGCCATGAATGTCCTCACCGTGCATAGGGAATAAAGGGAGAGTTTCAATCTCAGCAGCACCatcctcttcttgttcttcttccaGGGTTTCTTCAGTTGGCCTTATTTTGCCAAAGAAGTTGGCGTAGGGTGAGGAATAAGGATCCACGCCAACCCATCCCAAGTTGTGGTTTATTCCAACATGGCCACTGCTACCTCCAGCAGATATCGAACAGTCCTGAAAAATCATAAGGGTTCAAAACAAATGAAGAATTAACTAACACTTAAACACTTGATTGAATAATGGTTTAATAACCTGtacaaaacatttttctaaatctAGTGAGCTACTGTTTGAACTTTGTATTCACTCTCTCGAGTTGGTGGCTTCAACAGAAATGTAGTTTTATTTCATGACACATTGGTTTGTCGTTTTGGAAGAGTCAAGAGATCGATGGGGTTGGGTCTTCCTATTGTGGAACTTTCAAGGAATGAACAGTGTAAAGGACTGATTGTCGCTCCATTTTGTTGTTAAAGATCATCACTTACTTGTGCACAGCACATGGACTGTGATGGATCATGGATATTAGTTTCCATTTTAATGCATCACAAAGCTAAATGTGCATTGATGAGCATGGGTAGGAGAgtaaaaaattagagaaaatccAAAATTAAGAGTGGTTTATAACTTACCCTAAAACTTTTCTCCATGGGCACAGAAGCATAGCCATAATTCCCCATCTGGCCGACAGTAATCATCTCAACAGAAGAAGATGATGCAGAAGAGATCCCTGGATAGTAAAAGGTTAGAGACATGGTAAAAGAGTAACAGTTGAGATATGAGGGGAGGGTTTACCCGTAGAGGAAATGTTAGAATAGTTGGTATGAATAGGAGGATCTTGATCAGGTTTCCAAGGAAGAGCATTAGATGGGGCAGGAGGTCTTTGCATGGGCACATTATCAGAAGTGAACCTTTTCTTCTGCCTTTCTCGAGCTTTGTGGTTCTGGAACCAATAAAAGACATTCTTGCCTTCAATCTTACCGTACTGCCTCAGCCTAGCAGAGATCCTCTGAATCTGTTCTGCACTTGGGGATCTAATTCCATTGTTGTAGTAAAGGTCCTTCAATATTCTTATCTGGTCGGTTGTGGGAGTCCACCGTGTACTACTTTGCCTGCTGAGAAAGCCCCCTTTTCCACTGCCACCCTCGTCGTTTGGTTGGCTCCCTTGTGGTTGTTGAGGTTCCATCATGGAGTGGAAACAAAGACAAGGCAACAAAAAAGAATGTTGTTTGTTGGATagagagaatgagaatgagaatgagaggGTAGGTAAGGTGAGGAGGGAGAGTGCATGAATTGAATTGTAGGAAATGATCGAAGGTGATCGAGGCGATGATATGAAGTTATTATAATAGGTGTCATTATAGATGAGGCACAGGCACAGGCACATAGTAGTACATGGAGTGATAAAGAgagaaaatcacaaaaaatatcTGGGAGATAAGGACTGAGGTTGACAGAGTGGTGTTCATAAAAAGGGAAGGGACAAAAGAGAGCTTAGAAAGTGAGGGTACTATCAGGAATTACTTGGACGAAAAGGCATGACCAGGTATATGTGAAATAAAGTAGATAAAggtagaaaaatatatatattggatGAAAGGAAAGCAAAAAAGTAGATGTTCtgaatgaaagaatgaatgaaTGGCAATGGAATTGAATGATTTGGGAGTTCAATAGGTTCTTCTTTTCATGGAGAGTCGAGATATATATCACAAATGGCCCCTACACACATGTGTATATACATGTACAAAACCCTACTCTATATGCTACCAAGATATACTGTACTTATATATCAACAAGCATCtacatcttatatatatatatatatatatatatatatgttcatcAACAAGCATGTAcatgttatgttatgttatgcTCATACAtccaattttcttgtttttcatttttgcttttttataatttgaagatGTACTTGTGAAGTAGATGGATGATGCGTGTACAAGCAAGACTACACCCTATGTgacaaagattttgaaaatatacaGTGTTGAGAGAAAAGGGATATCCTAAAAGCTCATTTCTAATTCTTTCTTCGCATGCCTGAACTTTCAACACAACAGCAGTCACCAAAAACAGAAACATAAAGTAAACACTTCATCTAAAACTCTGTTTTGGTTATATGTACCTTTCAACTTATTAATCCTGAAccacacaaaattcattttcttctccatcatttttctattttcaattattttgacaatcgtaatagtaataaaaaaaaaagatttatgtagggaaatgaaaagagaagaagtgGGCAGTGCTTTTTGGGTTGCCTCTCGTGCATATAACTCTACAGTAAAAGAGTACCATTGTACAAGTTTTACATAAAAACGAACCAATCAGGGAAACTAGTGTGGATGGAACTATTCAATCTTTCCTTTCTGAACTCATTCTGTTGTAACAGTCTGGTTCATTTGATGTTtgatacaaaacaaaaacattggAAACAATATACTACTGATTCGAACGTTATTCAATCCTTGGTGTACGTGTCTCTATGTTTCAACTTTTTCAGATTTCATAATTTGCTTGATTTTGACACCGCCATCATGAGATTTGGCTTTCCTTATCATGCATTTACATGGCAATCTCTCTTATTGTTTCacattcttcttctcttttcttttatttagcaGCAACACTTCATTTTTCAACCCAATCTCTCTCCTCCAAAATCCTCAACTGCTTACCTCATAAGCTAGAGAGACCTCACAGCCGCAGTGGTACACTCCCTAGTCTTACGGGTAATCATCTTCTTTCCACTAATTTTCTTCCCGTATCTCCAAACATACATCACAAAGATCATTccatatctctctctctctctctctctttagcCTTCTACTTCTACTgctctcattttcttttcctttttcttctttccatcTTATACAACCATATAGAGTAAACTCCTACtcaacttttcattttctttcaacatTTTCTCAAGCTTCTAAACTAAATAGTTGCTTTCATGAGTTAAACATATGTAAATATTGCTACTTTTCCTGTGATATCATTTTGGTTCTTCAAACAAACAAAGCACAACGATCAGAAACGGGAACAATGATTTTGCCAACTTGATAGCTGTAATTGCCTTAATAAGTTTTTATGATTTGTAAACACGATGAACCCATGCGCGTGGGCTTTCTTCTTGTACttaagtttttattcttttttctgtgaatattaatgaaatgttatttattttataacatccTCTGCAGATTCCTTTTCCGATTGATGAAAACATTGAAAAGTCTAGTCGTGTATCAGATTTTCAGACATTCATCGAGCTGAATTTTCAATTGTTGCCCCCGAGACATACTTGCttgcaatgcatcattacattctctctaattgttataattaattattctccTCTACGTTTTATAcctatattattcaatttttttcttaaatttattctattatcTATTATCGTTATACTATTGGATTATTTATTCTAATagtatgtaaaaaaaataaaatcaggtAAGCAGTTCATAAATATGAGGCAACCATGGACGAATCAAATCCACAACTGATGGACCTCCAAAATGCACAAAAGCCCATTCAAATAACAAACGTGTCAGGGTTAACTTCGTCTCGTTATCCAATATACATCTTCAAGTTTTAGACATAattatgtgataaaaaaatgtaaagtttgTTCGCTAAGCAAAGCAGGGCAAGGAACCGATGTTTTTGGTGTAGTTAGCTTTTAGCTATCAAAACCACTTTATGATTAAGCCTTGACGTTACGTActctttttttgaaaaatatttagcacttctttttcaacaatttatcAACTATAAACTACTCAATGTTTTGTTGGGAATACTctttatgtttataatattccaaaaaatacttttaaatgttaacaactattattacagttattatttttatatattaaacttagctcattttatgaataagaaaatacattattattgattaaacaCATGACAAtggtataaaatttaaaatatgttatcaaTAAGTTAATATCCATAATGtcgtattaattttattaaagtttgtaatAATAAGTATTGTTGAGTGTGAAATGAGttattataaatcaataaaaaatgttgttataattcataaaataattattaagagaTTAAGAAACATCCTATACTAAGATTTATCATCGAATGGCTTGGTATAGAGTATTAGACTAATAATTTACCTTCATTTCAaggaagtaagaaaaaaaataaacacattttCAAAGGTAAAGCAGCAAACTGTTGCGGACAGCAGATTCTGGTTCTCATCGCCTTTCTTTTCCGTTTTCATGTAAGTGAGAGGAAGACTTAGTGAGAACACGATCCAACTCAGACTGTAATATTCATTCCATTCAACCGATCCTCACTTTTTTCTTGTCAAAGCAGGTGCTCCTGTTACCTTCTTATTTGCTTGATTGTTTTGTTGTACTTTAATCCCCTTTTTCCAGATTCCACAatagtaattactttttttatctttaagcATTCAATTTCCTGTTTTAACTCTTTTGGGGGGATATTCGGTCTCAACTTTGATTATGGGTCGGggtaaaattttgatttttcccCTTTCCACTACAAGATCAGTTTGGAGAAAGGGGCGagatcttttgtttttttaaatacgttttgattcttttcctgCAATGAGATTGTTCAGAGTTTTGTTTTCTTAGTTCATTTTGTTTGGTTAACAATTCGAAGTGCTGTTTTGATCCTGGGCGGTTCTTGTTGCTCACCATACTATGCTGAATTGACTACAGCTTAAAATCCAAgcttaagttaattttaagtaaaaaggagagagagagagacaaatGTTTTTCGAGGTTATAGCTCACAGGAGTTAACAGCTGGGTTAAGGTTAATTGTGTTTTTCTGGTTGCTTTATAGTGTCAGAAacactaattattatttatttgtctgtttattattatttattttttcccgCTTGAATGATTTTCTCTGTCTGTGAGATCTAGCTTCAAACGTAATTGTAGTGTCTCTATGTCAAAAAACATTGGTTGAGTCAACTGCTTGTGTGTGCTGTAAGTTGAAGACATAAACCATTGCTAACCAGGTAATGCGTGACGTAGAAGTCTGATTCCAAGAGGTTTGATATCAGACGAACGAGATGTTTGTCTTTTATTTGTATTACAATATTTTAGTACGTCTAGTTGATATAGGTGGATGCTATTAACTTTCTGAAGCTTCAAAGAAGCAAAGTATATAGATTTTGTCCTTGTTGCTTTCCCGGAGACGttatttttaaacatgttaAAGTTCTTGGGCGTATTCATGGTACTTGTGTTTGAAATGAGGACACTGGCAGACATGTATCTGAATAAATCACAAATGGATTTACCTTTGCTTTGCtatgttttattatgtatttgaaCTTACTGTGCTGCATCCTTCTAGTTATATGATCACTTTCAAAGCCCACTTTTAGATAACTGGTAGTATCTTCCCGATTACTCTTTGGTGGAGCTTTGCCAAAGGTTTCATACGATGAAATATTGGCctttattagttttttcttaACACAATACATATCCTCCATGTATATTATGCTCTTGACATTTCTGTGAAACACTGGACAGGGCATGGCAACAGATGAAAATGCCGACCTGTTAGATGTGGAGTCCCAGCCGAGTGAATCACGTGAAACATGGAAGCAAGAGATTACAAGAAGCCAATCCGAAGTACATGTATTGCAGAAAGAATTTACAGAGGTAAAGGCTTGCAATCATGGTTCAGATGGAGAAGCAAAAAAAGAATTGGAGGTTCTTTGGCAAAGAGTCAAGACTGCTTCTACATTGTTGACTTACTTGAAATCAAAAGCTAGGCTCATGGCTGTTCCTCATCTAGCCCATACAGCTTGTGGCATCAAACAATTAGAGGGGGTAGGCTTTGTTGACAAAAATGGGATACCATTATCAGGTTGGTCCAGCAATGTTGACCTTTCTTCATTTGATGACGCAGATGAAGAATCTTGGATGGAAATTAGCCATCACCATGGTTCCTTTGACGAACAAGATGCAGCTTATATAGGAGAGATACTCAAGTCTGTACAAATGGTTGCAGATGTGATGGAAGCCCTCGTCAAAAGAGTTTTCTTGGCTGAGTCAGAAACTGCaatagaaaagggaaaagtaaGTGTAAGTCAGGAAGAAATTAAGCGGAAGTCTATCCAGTTAGAGAACGTTTCTGTGAAATTAGAGGAAATGGAGCGTTTTGCTTTGAATACGAACAGTATTCTAAATGAAATGCGGCAGAGAGTTGAGGACTTGGTGGAAGAAACAACCAGACAGAGAGAACGAGCTgctgaaaatgaagaagaacttTCTAGAGTGAAGCGGGAATTTGAGTCTCTGAAATCATACGTTAGTGGTCTAATCACAGTAAGAGAAACCTTGCTTTCTTCGGAGAAAC
Proteins encoded:
- the LOC106776674 gene encoding protein WUSCHEL gives rise to the protein MCLCLCLIYNDTYYNNFISSPRSPSIISYNSIHALSLLTLPTLSFSFSFSLSNKQHSFLLPCLCFHSMMEPQQPQGSQPNDEGGSGKGGFLSRQSSTRWTPTTDQIRILKDLYYNNGIRSPSAEQIQRISARLRQYGKIEGKNVFYWFQNHKARERQKKRFTSDNVPMQRPPAPSNALPWKPDQDPPIHTNYSNISSTGISSASSSSVEMITVGQMGNYGYASVPMEKSFRDCSISAGGSSGHVGINHNLGWVGVDPYSSPYANFFGKIRPTEETLEEEQEEDGAAEIETLPLFPMHGEDIHGYCNLKSNNSYNYDGNGWYHSEDGFKNGSRASLELSLNSYTRRSPDLA
- the LOC106778098 gene encoding uncharacterized protein LOC106778098, giving the protein MATDENADLLDVESQPSESRETWKQEITRSQSEVHVLQKEFTEVKACNHGSDGEAKKELEVLWQRVKTASTLLTYLKSKARLMAVPHLAHTACGIKQLEGVGFVDKNGIPLSGWSSNVDLSSFDDADEESWMEISHHHGSFDEQDAAYIGEILKSVQMVADVMEALVKRVFLAESETAIEKGKVSVSQEEIKRKSIQLENVSVKLEEMERFALNTNSILNEMRQRVEDLVEETTRQRERAAENEEELSRVKREFESLKSYVSGLITVRETLLSSEKQFRTIERLFEKLVAKTTQLEGEKMQKEAEVQKLMQENVRLSALLDKKEAQLLALNEQCKVMALSASNM